A genomic stretch from Achromobacter spanius includes:
- a CDS encoding amidohydrolase family protein codes for MPAPDWPSLRMTSFSVSKKDCDICDIGLFTLEQAVHKMTGKPASYFRLPRRGHIAAGHAADLVVFDADTIADKATWASPTRQAQGIDYVLVNGNVAWRAGEGTGARSGKVIRGDVDRASTSLVARR; via the coding sequence ATGCCGGCGCCGGATTGGCCGTCTTTAAGAATGACTTCCTTCAGTGTGTCCAAGAAAGACTGCGACATCTGCGACATCGGACTGTTCACGTTGGAACAGGCGGTGCACAAGATGACCGGCAAGCCCGCCTCGTATTTCCGCCTGCCGCGGCGCGGCCACATCGCGGCAGGCCATGCCGCCGATCTCGTCGTCTTCGACGCCGACACCATTGCGGATAAGGCCACGTGGGCATCGCCAACCCGGCAGGCCCAAGGCATTGACTATGTGCTGGTCAATGGGAACGTGGCTTGGCGGGCGGGTGAAGGCACCGGGGCGCGGAGTGGGAAGGTGATTCGGGGGGATGTTGATAGGGCGAGTACGTCGCTTGTTGCGCGACGCTAA
- a CDS encoding AAA family ATPase produces the protein MSTDSQSATLEYLSDPQRHGLSRDDIVIVQTHISVVVLAGDRAYKLKRAVRLPYVDFSTPERRLKACQNELTLNRRTAPNLYLSVRRITRDRDGHLSFDGSGEMVDAVVEMQRFADHALLETMVERGDLSTPLAARLAGVIAGFHKNARIIRGLDVRSALKRVISDSEQILSGLSFLPKEKAQALCATLYEELGKRLQLLMERANAGKVRHCHGDLHLRNICVIDDEPTLFDCVEFDDSLATIDVLYDLAFLLMDLWSRGLEAHANLVLNRYLDVCEEEAGLPLMPLFMALRATIRAHVVGTEAVECFGDQNATKQAAALRYLDLGLACLSPCPARLVAIGGLSGSGKSTLAATLAPRIGPPPGARVLSSDRIRKRMLGVSAEVQLEERAYQAEMSERVYAEQAIRAASITRAGGVVIADAVFDREPDRKRIEGCAARAKASFDGYWLDVPPDMLLARVKARQNDASDANEAVVHAQLARQRSVEHWTHIDAGGPIEAAAVAVLQLLGPLRSNERD, from the coding sequence TTGAGCACCGACAGCCAATCCGCCACCCTGGAATATTTGTCCGATCCACAACGCCATGGCCTGTCACGCGACGACATAGTCATCGTGCAGACCCATATTTCGGTTGTTGTCCTGGCGGGCGACCGTGCCTACAAACTCAAGCGGGCGGTGCGCCTTCCGTATGTCGACTTTTCCACGCCAGAACGACGCTTGAAAGCGTGCCAGAACGAGCTCACGCTGAATCGGCGTACCGCTCCAAACCTGTATTTGTCGGTGCGACGCATCACACGCGATCGTGATGGGCATCTCTCGTTCGACGGCTCCGGTGAGATGGTCGACGCGGTCGTTGAAATGCAGCGTTTTGCGGACCACGCGTTGCTGGAGACGATGGTTGAACGTGGAGATCTGTCCACACCGCTGGCGGCACGCCTCGCGGGCGTGATTGCTGGTTTCCACAAGAATGCCCGAATCATTCGGGGCTTAGATGTTCGTTCGGCATTGAAGCGGGTGATATCGGACAGCGAACAGATATTGTCCGGGCTCTCTTTCTTACCCAAGGAAAAGGCACAAGCGCTTTGCGCAACGTTGTACGAGGAATTGGGTAAAAGGTTGCAGCTCTTAATGGAAAGGGCGAACGCGGGCAAGGTGCGTCATTGCCACGGAGACCTGCATCTGCGGAACATCTGCGTGATTGACGACGAGCCCACGTTATTCGATTGCGTTGAGTTTGATGACTCATTGGCCACGATTGACGTTCTTTATGACCTTGCTTTTCTGCTGATGGACCTGTGGTCGCGGGGTTTGGAGGCACATGCCAATCTGGTGTTGAACCGGTACCTGGATGTCTGCGAGGAGGAAGCAGGATTGCCGTTGATGCCGCTGTTCATGGCGTTAAGGGCGACGATACGGGCGCACGTCGTGGGCACGGAGGCCGTCGAGTGTTTCGGCGACCAGAATGCGACCAAGCAGGCGGCAGCCCTGCGCTATCTGGACCTGGGACTTGCCTGCTTATCGCCATGTCCCGCAAGGCTCGTCGCCATCGGCGGACTCAGCGGTTCTGGCAAGTCAACCTTGGCAGCCACACTGGCCCCGCGTATCGGCCCGCCCCCTGGGGCGCGCGTGCTTTCCAGCGACCGTATTCGCAAGCGCATGCTGGGCGTGTCGGCGGAGGTTCAGCTAGAGGAAAGGGCGTACCAGGCGGAGATGTCGGAACGGGTCTATGCGGAGCAGGCGATACGTGCCGCAAGCATTACAAGGGCAGGGGGCGTGGTGATTGCGGACGCGGTATTTGATCGCGAGCCCGACAGAAAGCGAATCGAAGGGTGTGCTGCACGGGCGAAGGCGTCATTCGATGGCTATTGGCTGGATGTGCCGCCAGACATGCTGCTGGCGCGCGTGAAGGCGCGCCAGAACGATGCGTCAGATGCAAATGAAGCGGTCGTTCATGCCCAACTTGCCCGGCAGCGCAGTGTCGAACATTGGACGCATATCGATGCAGGCGGGCCGATCGAAGCGGCGGCGGTGGCAGTGCTTCAATTGCTGGGTCCTCTTCGTTCAAACGAGCGTGACTGA
- a CDS encoding NAD(P)-dependent alcohol dehydrogenase, translating to MTAKMKAAVFAGPNRVEIREKPIPDVGPNDALMRITTTTICGTDIHIVKGEYPVKNGLTIGHEPVGVIEKLGTAVRGYNEGQRVIAGAICPSFNSYAAQDGAPSQDGTYLVGMGMCGCHGYRATAGWRFGNMIDGAQAEYLLVPDAEANLAPVPDALSDEQVLMCPDIMSTGFKGAENANIRIGDTVAVFAQGPIGLCATAGARLLGATTIIGVDGNAQRLAMAQAWGADVVLNFHECDVVEEILRLTGGKGVDSAIEALGQQSTFESALRVLKPGGTLSSLGVYSSDLTIPVSAFAAGLGDHKINTALCPGGKERMRRLMNVLQSGRLDLTKMVTHRFNLDDIAQAYDLFANQRDNVLKVAIRPF from the coding sequence ATGACTGCCAAGATGAAAGCCGCCGTATTTGCGGGTCCGAACCGTGTCGAAATACGTGAAAAGCCCATCCCTGACGTGGGACCCAATGACGCTTTGATGCGGATCACCACCACCACAATCTGCGGGACCGATATTCACATCGTCAAGGGTGAATACCCGGTGAAAAATGGCCTGACGATAGGTCACGAGCCCGTCGGTGTCATAGAAAAGCTCGGAACCGCGGTACGCGGCTACAACGAAGGCCAGCGCGTGATTGCCGGCGCGATCTGCCCAAGCTTCAATTCCTATGCGGCTCAAGATGGCGCGCCCTCGCAGGACGGCACCTACCTGGTCGGTATGGGCATGTGCGGATGCCACGGGTACCGCGCCACCGCGGGATGGCGCTTTGGCAACATGATAGATGGCGCCCAGGCGGAATACCTGTTGGTACCGGATGCCGAGGCCAACCTTGCGCCGGTGCCGGATGCGCTGAGCGACGAGCAGGTGCTCATGTGCCCGGACATCATGTCCACCGGCTTTAAAGGCGCCGAGAACGCCAATATCCGAATCGGCGATACGGTGGCGGTGTTTGCGCAGGGGCCGATCGGACTCTGCGCCACGGCCGGCGCCAGGTTGTTGGGCGCCACCACCATCATTGGGGTGGATGGAAACGCGCAGCGGCTGGCGATGGCGCAGGCTTGGGGAGCCGATGTCGTCCTGAATTTTCACGAGTGCGATGTGGTTGAGGAAATCTTGCGGCTGACTGGCGGCAAGGGCGTCGACTCCGCGATTGAAGCGCTGGGGCAGCAGAGCACATTCGAATCGGCGTTGCGTGTCCTGAAACCCGGGGGCACCTTGTCCAGCCTCGGCGTCTATTCCAGTGACCTGACGATACCGGTTTCGGCTTTTGCGGCGGGCTTGGGCGATCACAAGATAAACACGGCGCTTTGCCCTGGCGGCAAGGAGCGCATGCGACGCCTGATGAATGTTCTGCAGTCCGGACGGCTGGACCTGACGAAGATGGTCACACACCGCTTCAATCTTGACGACATCGCTCAGGCCTACGACCTGTTCGCGAACCAGCGAGACAACGTGTTGAAAGTGGCCATCCGGCCGTTCTGA